The following proteins are co-located in the Eublepharis macularius isolate TG4126 chromosome 5, MPM_Emac_v1.0, whole genome shotgun sequence genome:
- the CENPL gene encoding centromere protein L, with translation MERAPTEDTASGRKTMGHGTNFISTAHLSRGRISLKRGNLFGHTPAKRRILQTPRMQENADARIGFLLRKQLTLYSVTPLYRFSYDRLQEYSRQLCFVIAAEKQKGLAIHVEGDLKLKVKFSSLSVLKTSEKGQAGVLIQVTAENAGPKVVWIGCFCCTCGDDILETVMEDFTCFPLFLVNGAESLSAIIGTWLQQTFDCSFSLLTISPLNLAWMAAMWTGYKIEHHKRAMELTFSVPGTSQPLDISYAIHAEDAKALWDSIHTTQQEVRQEQVNLFMDGLCYHFYRHFKIYLSATRLVKVSTSVACVHSDGKIKILHSAYLMEILALMTELAISQIL, from the exons ATGGAGCGGGCGCCGACTGAG GATACTGCTTCTGGAAGAAAAACGATGGGCCACGGTACAAACTTCATTAGCACTGCTCATCTTTCAAGAGGCCGCATATCCCTCAAGAGAGGCAATCTGTTTGGTCATACTCCAGCTAAGAGAAGAATTTTGCAAACTCCTCGCATGCAG GAAAATGCTGATGCTCGGATAGGTTTCCTTCTTCGCAAGCAGTTGACCTTATACAGCGTCACTCCACTATACAGGTTCTCTTATGACCGACTGCAGGAATATTCCAGACAGCTGTGTTTTGTTATTGCTGCCGAAAAGCAAAAAGGACTTGCTATTCACGTTGAAGGTGACCTTAAACTTAAAGTGAAGTTCTCTTCGCTCTCAGTATTGAAAACCTCAGAAAAGGGACAGGCAGGAGTCCTCATTCAG GTTACAGCTGAAAATGCAGGACCCAAAGTGGTGTGGATTGGCTGCTTCTGCTGTACTTGTGGAGATGACATTCTGGAAACAGTCATGGAAGATTTTACTTGCTTTCCCTTGTTCCTTGTAAATGGGGCAGAGAGTCTCTCAGCCATCATTGGAACTTGGCTTCAGCAGACTTTTGACTGCTCTTTCAGTCTCTTGACCATTAGCCCTCTCAACCTTGCTTGGATGGCCGCAATGTGGACTGGGTACAAGATAGAGCATCACAAAAGAGCAATGGAGTTGACTTTCTCTGTACCTGGGACTTCTCAACCTCTAGATATTTCCTATGCCATCCACGCTGAAGATGCGAAAGCTCTTTGGGATTCAATCCATACCACTCAACAAGAAGTTCGACAAGAACAGGTGAACTTATTCATGGATGGCCTTTGCTATCATTTTTATAGACACTTCAAGATCTATCTGTCAGCCACAAGACTGGTGAAAGTCTCTACGTCTGTAGCCTGTGTTCATTCTGATGGGAAAATAAAG attCTTCATTCTGCATATCTGATGGAAATCCTGGCATTGATGACAGAACTGGCAATTTCACAAATACTGTGA